Proteins from a genomic interval of Cryptococcus neoformans var. grubii H99 chromosome 8, complete sequence:
- a CDS encoding transmembrane receptor — translation MLTHLFYVVVVLMSSLVSRAQDDAWHLDYVYTLANEELDPIISPNQQSSHMHKIIGGSRMAAYYNFDDYSAADCSSLRIQADKSNYWMPQLYFVDNSTSKYVPISAKIRFYYFLGRSSTAEPVISFPKGLRMLVGDPFNKAPTNLASFTCQIKDGFADSLIADNFNFDRDCPYGLKTELFFPPCWDGYNLYKSDGSHMAYPSQNVRDGMCPWTHPIRLPAIQLEYTWRTSYYNPGTVLNGHLAWANGDTTGYGIHGDFVNGWDLDVLNAALKDPSCVGINMSIPMDDCPTLYAQFDDAAASICVPERGILTETFGNIDLVPIDRLPGCNPLWSNGDKPTCDPPIAGLDVSGFKGTDGPYIAAVEDQKNFIWPTEPGWTNIACLHDVSSLSGGTSYADQSMTVESCTSSCLKSGYNFAGTGQVGIYWTCVCGTSINSNAYVEPGMCTTSCPGNSSEACGGTYRFNIWYAPNGTTSNSGTLRDDGSEYLGCYDDPAAASDGLLGQATYSFQSLSMTTEVCIEACAQAGRRWAATLSARSCYCGDEFYYGTGTFMPDSYCTVACTGNSSEICGDYYKSSVYNITGVQQIANASDSHLAGYQGCYQDKSGHLALTNNSWASESLTPLTCINGCSELGYSYAGVEGGNTCYCGSQVSSTVTVLPASQCQAACAGNSSDTCGGTQAMDLYTMAAATDTPITIRASHPAGYLGCYKDAGSNMAFNNYYTYHITSMTVETCKAACVELGYLYAGLTDGFECRCGDNYPQTTQMVSDLYCTKPCYGNASETCGAGGFLEGYDLSDMTAAPVMSGASEGSYIGCYDNSNRGLISYSYVDGAMTVEACRTTCSEFGYGLAGVYFASYCSCGDAWTGATEKYPSNACQYYACKGNSSEWCGGTTQLAIYNASDVVVTYDKPSGWLSCWSDSSTSRSLTGYFYSANPMSAHACRTACNQQGYTYAATESGNQCLCGNTLGGEKAPTSNCKTACSGNANETCGGSNYMDLYNATGAAADNGIAGYVGCFTDDSSLSTASYVSDYMDVDICIRWCYARGAAYAGVRVSSGSKMQCKCGPSSPSLVTTLSACATPCTADSSQPCGSTTAIGVYQLSQTSITSGEFTISSNSSGYAGCYHEGGTRMLPSYSFSLSTMSNPLCISNCKTLGYALAGTEYAQQCWCANALDATSGGYKVQESDCSTTCSGGAGICGAANTLSVWSTVNASSDSVAVEGYKGCYSVGDFLSSTPLTYSGGYMTTDLCRRTCRSAGYAIAGLTNANTCACGNNPNYGAQAAPATCNAPCSGNTTQTCGATYSKALTIFDTTGAAAQVPSGFAANYVGCISDGSPRKLSAYSFKNGGMTIDMAFKICSAANYPAYGTENGNEGYCGASKLSVGLLPDSYCSTACAGLATAQCGGAGRLSYFYLDATVNDTSRTTTASSTSAAANSTSSAFINSTAILSTSTTSNTATATTIITSAIPHTNVTSSSTSTNSGLSATASVSAFNASGSTSMTSLLSGTASSSSNSADINSTVSFTSTASIINATSFMASQTGAYSTSTETMLSASSTETGPSGEILVPSSTSSSPSGSFTATAPATSIPVSSAAYSSSLYSINSSTASASISIVTSVVTMYISTTALSDTLGSSTSTSAAAAQTSSVNLGCYSGSPSSFSNAKMTSHDDLTVSMCQIWCNANYYSYAGLTNGTTCGCSNELDGMTSTSDDTCVAVCSGDASQACGGNGSVYSVYTAVAASQKRRRSEIEQPAARGQTDKGKMIFHGRRMDRRTTTGWAAGLL, via the exons ATGTTGACACATCTATTCTACGTCGTCGTTGTTTTGATGTCGTCTCTGGTCTCACGAGCCCAAGATGACGCCTGGCATTTGGATTACGTTTACACTTTGGCCAACGAAGAGCTTGACCCCATTATCAGCCCTAACCAGCAATCTTCGCATATGCACAAGATCATTGGTGGTTCAAGGATGGCCGCATACTACAATTTTGACGATTATTCGGCCGCAGACTGTTCTTCTTTACGTATTCAGGCGGATAAGTCCAACTACTGGATGCCTC AGCTCTATTTTGTCGACAATAGCACCAGTAAATACGTCCCTATCTCTGCCAAAATTCGATTCTACTACTTCCTCGGTCGCAGTTCAACTGCTGAACCCgtcatctctttcccaaAGGGTCTCCGAATGCTTGTGGGAGACCCCTTCAACAAGGCTCCCACGAATCTCGCCTCCTTTACTTGTCAAATAAAGGATGGCTTTGCTGATTCCCTTATCGCTGATAACTTCAACTTCGATAGAGATTGTCCTTATGGCTTGAAGACggagctcttcttccccccGTGCTGGGACGGCTACAATCTTTACAAGTCCGATGGATCCCATATGGCGTATCCTAGCCAGAATGTTCGAGACGGAATGTGTCCTTGGACTCATCCTATTCGACTTCCAGCCATCCAGCTCGAGTACACTTGGCGAACCAGCTATTATAATCCGGGTACCGTGCTCAACGGACACTTGGCTTGGGCGAATGGTGATACAACAGGTTATGGTATTCATGGTGACTTTGTGAATGGTTGGGATCTGGATGTGCTGAACGCGGCATTGAAGGACCCCAGCTGCGTAGGTATCAACATGTCTAT CCCCATGGATGATTGTCCAACATTGTATGCCCAATTCGACGATGCCGCTGCTTCTATCTGCGTCCCCGAGAGAGGAATCCTTACCGAAACTTTTGGAAACATTGATCTTGTTCCCATCGACCGTCTCCCTGGCTGCAACCCCCTTTGGTCCAATGGTGACAAACCAACTTGTGATCCTCCTATCGCTGGGCTCGATGTTTCGGGTTTCAAGGGTACTGATGGCCCATATATCGCGGCTGTTGAGGATCAAAAGAACTTCATTTGGCCGACTGAGCCTGGATGGACCAATATTGCCTGTCTTCATGATGTGTCCTCTCTTTCTGGGGGCACTTCGTATGCCGATCAATCGATGACAGTCGAAAGCTGCACTTCTTCCTGTTTGAAGTCGGGTTACAATTTTGCGGGAACTGGGCAAGTTGGGATCTACTGGACAT GTGTTTGCGGCACTAGCATCAACTCTAATGCTTATGTTGAACCTGGGATGTGCACTACCTCCTGTCCTGGCAATTCGAGTGAAGCCTGCGGGGGGACTTATAGGTTTAACATCTGGTATGCCCCGAACGGAACAACAAGTAACTCCGGGACGCTCCGTGATGACGGCTCAGAGTATCTAGGCTGTTATGACGACCCGGCTGCTGCTTCCGATGGTCTCTTGGGACAAGCTACTTACAGCTTTCAATCCCTTTCCATGACGACGGAAGTCTGCATCGAAGCTTGTGCTCAGGCCGGCCGTAGGTGGGCAGCTACATTGTCGGCGAGGAGCTGTTACTGTGGTGATGAGTTCTATTATGGAACGGGAACATTCATGCCCGACTCTTACTGTACTGTGGCCTGTACTGGGAACTCTTCTGAGATATGCGGCGACTATTACAAGTCTTCAGTGTACAATATCACAGGTGTCCAGCAGATTGCCAACGCCTCCGACAGCCATCTAGCTGGTTACCAGGGCTGTTACCAAGATAAGAGTGGTCATCTGGCTTTGACGAACAATTCTTGGGCGTCTGAGTCCTTGACCCCTCTAACATGTATCAACGGCTGTTCTGAACTTGGTTATTCCTATGCTGG TGTGGAAGGGGGTAACACATGCTATTGTGGTTCTCAGGTTTCTTCTACAGTCACAGTACTCCCTGCTAGCCAGTGCCAGGCAGCATGCGCGGGCAACTCATCCGACACTTGCGGTGGCACCCAAGCTATGGACTTATATACCATGGCCGCTGCCACTGACACCCCTATCACTATTAGGGCGTCTCATCCTGCGGGATATCTCGGATGCTACAAGGATGCTGGAAGCAACATGGCCTTCAACAATTACTACACATACCACATCACATCAATGACTGTTGAGACTTGTAAAGCAGCTTGTGTGGAACTCGGATATCTTTATGCTGG CTTGACTGATGGCTTTGAATGTCGATGCGGTGACAATTACCCGCAAACGACACAAATGGTTAGCGACCTTTACTGTACTAAGCCTTGTTATGGGAACGCTTCAGAAACATGTGGCGCTGGTGGCTTTCTAGAAGGGTACGACTTGAGCGACATGACAGCTGCCCCTGTGATGTCTGGAGCATCAGAAGGCTCCTACATTGGATGTTACGATAATTCCAATCGAGGCCTCATTAGCTACTCCTATGTTGACGGTGCGATGACTGTTGAGGCCTGTCGAACCACTTGTTCTGAGTTTGGATATGGCCTTGCTGG TGTCTATTTTGCCAGCTACTGCAGTTGTGGTGACGCTTGGACCGGAGCTACTGAAAAATATCCTTCCAATGCTTGCCAGTACTACGCTTGCAAGGGCAATTCATCCGAATGGTGCGGTGGCACCACTCAGCTGGCCATATATAATGCGTCGGACGTCGTCGTGACCTACGATAAGCCTTCAGGTTGGCTGTCATGCTGGAGCGATTCCTCAACTTCCCGATCCCTTACCGGATACTTTTATTCTGCCAACCCTATGTCTGCTCATGCGTGTCGAACTGCTTGCAATCAACAAGGTTACACGTATGCGGCTACGGAGTCGGGGAATCAATGCCTTTGCGGTAACACTCTGGGAGGCGAGAAGGCTCCTACTTCTAATTGCAAGACTGCCTGCTCTGGGAATGCCAATGAGACTTGTGGTGGTTCCAATTACATGGATCTGTACAACGCGACGGGCGCAGCGGCCGACAATGGTATCGCCGGCTACGTCGGTTGTTTCACTGATGACTCTAGTCTCAGTACAGCTTCTTACGTCAGTGATTACATGGACGTCGACATCTGCATCCGATGGTGCTATGCCAGAGGTGCCGCTTATGCTGGCGTTAGAGTCAGTAGTGGCTCTAAGATGCAATGCAAGTGTGGACCGTCTTCACCCAGTCTTGTCACCACTCTTTCTGCATGTGCTACCCCCTGTACAGCGGATTCTAGTCAGCCTTGTGGCTCAACTACGGCGATTGGTGTTTATCAACTATCGCAGACATCCATTACTTCTGGAGAATTCACAATCTCCAGCAACTCGTCAGGTTATGCGGGCTGCTACCACGAAGGCGGTACACGTATGCTTCCCTCTTACTCATTCTCATTGAGCACCATGTCCAATCCTCTATGTATCTCCAATTGCAAAACCTTAGGCTATGCCTTGGCTGGGAC AGAGTACGCGCAGCAATGTTGGTGCGCTAACGCTTTGGACGCAACCTCTGGAGGCTATAAAGTTCAGGAAAGTGACTGTTCGACCACTTGTTCTGGCGGTGCAGGCATTTGCGGTGCTGCTAACACACTGTCTGTATGGTCTACTGTCAACGCTTCATCCGACTCTGTGGCTGTCGAAGGCTACAAGGGCTGTTACTCTGTGGGCGactttctttcctcaacTCCGTTGACCTACTCGGGCGGTTATATGACGACCGACCTTTGTCGACGTACCTGCCGATCTGCCGGTTATGCAATTGCTGGCCTCACCAACGCCAACACCTGTGCATGTGGTAACAATCCGAACTATGGAGCGCAGGCTGCCCCTGCGACATGTAATGCGCCTTGTAGTGGCAACACCACCCAGACGTGCGGTGCCACATATTCCAAGGCGCTTACTATCTTTGACACGACTGGCGCTGCGGCCCAAGTCCCGTCAGGTTTTGCTGCTAACTATGTTGGCTGCATCTCAGATGGATCTCCTCGCAAGCTGTCGGCATATTCTTTTAAAAACGGTGGCATGACGATTGATATGGCGTTCAAGATCTGTTCTGCGGCCAATTATCCCGCCTACGGTACCGAGAATGGTAATGAAGGGTATTGTGGGGCGAGCAAGCTTTCCGTCGGCCTTCTTCCGGACAGCTACTGCTCGACAGCTTGTGCAG GTTTAGCGACCGCTCAGTGCGGTGGAGCCGGTAGATTGTCCTACTTTTACCTCGACGCCACGGTGAACGATACATCGCGTACAACGACAGCCTCATCGACTTCGGCAGCTGCCAACTCCACCTCTTCGGCCTTCATTAACTCGACTGCCATTTTATCTACAAGCACGACTTCCAACACAGCGACGGCTACCACTATTATTACGTCTGCAATCCCCCACACGAATGTCACTTCTAGCAGTACTAGTACGAACTCGGGCCTTTCGGCGACTGCCAGTGTATCAGCATTTAATGCGTCTGGCAGCACATCCATGACGAGCTTGCTGTCTGGAACTGCGTCATCTTCCAGTAATTCCGCCGACATCAACTCCACTGTTTCTTTCACGTCTACTGCCTCTATCATCAATGCCACTTCTTTTATGGCCAGTCAAACCGGCGCCTATAGTACAAGCACAGAGACGATGTTGTCAGCCTCCTCCACTGAGACGGGTCCTAGTGGAGAGATTTTAGTCCCGTCAAGCACCAGTTCATCGCCCTCCGGCTCATTTACTGCTACCGCCCCTGCGACATCTATTCCCGTTTCATCTGCGGCAtactcctcttccttatATTCGATAAACTCTTCCACCGCTTCTGCCTCAATATCAATCGTGACTTCCGTCGTCACTATGTATATCAGCACAACTGCATTATCCGACACTCTAGGCAGTTCAACTTCcacttctgctgctgctgctcagACGTCCAGCGTCAATTTGGGATGCTACTCTGGCTCTCCGTCATCATTTTCTAATGCCAAGATGACCAGTCATGACGATCTTACTGTTAGCATGTGCCAGATCTGGTGTAACGCCAATTACTATAGTTATGCAGGTCTCACAAACGGCACCACATGTGGATGCTCCAACGAGCTTGATGGTATGACGAGCACTAGCGATGATACATGTGTAGCTGTCTGTTCTGGGGACGCTTCCCAGGCATGCGGAGGCAACGGCAGCGTATATTCTGTGTACACGGCTGTGGCAGCTAGtcaaaaaaggagaaggtcTGAAATTGAGCAGCCTGCTGCACGGGGCCAGACTGATAaagggaagatgatctTCCATGGTCGTCGAATGGATAGACGCACCACCACTGGCTGGGCGGCAGGACTGCTTTAG